From one Streptomyces sp. Q6 genomic stretch:
- the pyrF gene encoding orotidine-5'-phosphate decarboxylase encodes MTALPSSDQNLSGEPFGARLRRVMDERGPLCVGIDPHAALLSSWGLDDDIAGLESFTRTTVEALADTVAVVKPQMAFFERFGSRGIAVLEQAVAELRAAGTLVVMDAKRGDIGSTMAAYAETYLRKDSPLFVDALTVSPYLGYGSLKPAVELARESGAGLFVLALTSNPEGGEVQHAVRADGRNVGATMLAHLAAENAGESPMGSFGAVVGATLGDLSSYDLDINGPLLAPGIGAQGATAADLPTVFGAAARNVVPNVSRGVLKEGPSVAALRDAAVRFADQVREAVA; translated from the coding sequence ATGACCGCCCTCCCGTCGTCCGACCAGAATCTCTCGGGTGAACCCTTCGGCGCCCGTCTGCGCCGCGTCATGGACGAGCGCGGTCCGCTTTGCGTCGGCATCGACCCGCACGCCGCCCTGCTCTCCTCCTGGGGCCTGGACGACGACATCGCGGGCCTGGAATCCTTCACGCGCACGACGGTCGAGGCGCTGGCCGACACGGTCGCCGTGGTCAAGCCGCAGATGGCGTTCTTCGAGCGGTTCGGCTCGCGCGGCATCGCCGTCCTGGAGCAGGCCGTCGCGGAGCTGCGCGCCGCGGGCACCCTCGTCGTCATGGACGCCAAGCGCGGCGACATCGGCTCGACCATGGCCGCGTACGCGGAGACGTACCTGCGCAAGGACTCCCCGCTGTTCGTGGACGCCCTGACGGTCTCGCCCTACCTCGGCTACGGGTCGCTGAAGCCCGCCGTGGAGCTCGCGCGCGAGTCCGGCGCCGGACTCTTCGTCCTCGCGCTCACCTCCAACCCCGAGGGCGGCGAGGTCCAGCACGCGGTCCGTGCCGACGGCCGCAACGTCGGCGCGACGATGCTCGCGCACCTCGCCGCGGAGAACGCGGGGGAGTCCCCGATGGGCTCCTTCGGCGCTGTCGTGGGCGCCACGCTCGGGGACCTGTCCTCGTACGACCTCGACATCAACGGTCCCCTCCTCGCCCCCGGTATCGGCGCGCAGGGTGCGACGGCCGCCGATCTCCCGACGGTGTTCGGCGCCGCCGCGCGCAACGTCGTACCGAACGTGAGCCGGGGCGTTCTCAAGGAGGGCCCCTCGGTCGCCGCCCTGCGCGACGCGGCGGTGCGCTTCGCGGACCAGGTGCGGGAAGCGGTCGCGTAG
- a CDS encoding quinone-dependent dihydroorotate dehydrogenase: MYKLFFNLVFKRMDPEKAHYLAFRWIRLAARTPVLRTFVAAALAPRYKELRTEALGLRMHGPFGLAAGFDKNAIAIDGMAMLGFDHIEIGTVTGEPQPGNPKKRLFRLVQDRALINRMGFNNEGSLAVAARLASRSPVFRTTVGVNIGKTKVVPEAEAVGDYVKSTERLAAFADYLVVNVSSPNTPGLRNLQATEALRPLLTAVREAADRSVRSRRVPLLVKIAPDLADEDIDAVADLAVELGLDGVIATNTTISREGLVTKGDVVDETGGLSGAPLKERSLEVLRRLYARVGDRITLVGVGGIENAEDAWQRILAGATLVQGYSAFIYEGPFYARAIHKGLAARLRTSPYATLADAIGADVRKKADAA, encoded by the coding sequence ATGTACAAGCTGTTCTTCAACCTCGTCTTCAAGCGCATGGACCCCGAGAAGGCCCACTACCTGGCCTTCCGCTGGATCCGCCTCGCGGCCCGCACCCCCGTTCTGCGCACCTTCGTGGCGGCCGCGCTCGCGCCGCGCTACAAGGAGCTGCGTACCGAAGCCCTCGGCCTTCGTATGCACGGTCCTTTCGGCCTCGCCGCGGGCTTCGACAAGAATGCCATCGCGATCGACGGCATGGCCATGCTCGGCTTCGACCACATCGAGATCGGCACCGTCACCGGCGAGCCGCAGCCCGGCAACCCCAAGAAGCGCCTGTTCCGCCTCGTCCAGGACCGCGCGCTGATCAACCGCATGGGCTTCAACAACGAGGGCTCGCTGGCCGTCGCCGCCCGTCTGGCCTCCCGCAGCCCCGTCTTCAGGACCACGGTCGGCGTCAACATCGGCAAGACCAAGGTCGTCCCCGAGGCCGAGGCCGTCGGCGACTACGTGAAGTCCACCGAGCGCCTCGCCGCCTTCGCCGACTACCTCGTCGTGAACGTGTCGTCGCCGAACACGCCCGGCCTGCGCAACCTCCAGGCCACGGAGGCGCTGCGCCCGCTGCTCACCGCCGTGCGCGAGGCCGCCGACCGCTCGGTCCGCTCCCGCCGCGTCCCGCTCCTGGTGAAGATCGCCCCCGACCTCGCGGACGAGGACATCGACGCGGTCGCCGACCTGGCCGTCGAGCTGGGTCTGGACGGCGTCATCGCCACGAACACCACGATCTCCCGCGAAGGTCTCGTCACGAAGGGCGATGTCGTCGACGAGACCGGCGGCCTGTCCGGGGCGCCGCTCAAGGAACGCTCCCTGGAGGTCCTCAGGCGCCTCTACGCGCGCGTGGGGGACCGGATCACCCTCGTGGGCGTCGGAGGCATCGAGAACGCCGAGGACGCCTGGCAGCGCATCCTCGCCGGCGCCACCCTCGTCCAGGGCTACTCGGCCTTCATCTACGAGGGCCCGTTCTACGCCCGCGCGATCCACAAGGGCCTCGCCGCCCGCCTCCGTACGAGCCCGTACGCCACCCTCGCCGACGCGATCGGCGCCGATGTCCGGAAGAAGGCTGACGCCGCATGA
- the carB gene encoding carbamoyl-phosphate synthase large subunit — MPKRTDIQSVLVIGSGPIVIGQAAEFDYSGTQACRILRAEGLRVILVNSNPATIMTDPEIADATYVEPITPEFVEKIIAKERPDALLPTLGGQTALNTAISMHEQGVLEKYGVELIGANVEAINKGEDRDLFKGVVEEVRKKIGHGESARSVICHSMDDVLKGVDTLGGYPVVVRPSFTMGGAGSGFAHDEEELRRIAGQGLTLSPTTEVLLEESILGWKEYELELMRDKNDNVVVVCSIENFDPMGVHTGDSITVAPSMTLTDREYQRLRDIGIAIIREVGVDTGGCNIQFAVNPDDGRIIVIEMNPRVSRSSALASKATGFPIAKIAAKLAVGYTLDEIPNDITEKTPASFEPTLDYVVVKAPRFAFEKFPSADSTLTTTMKSVGEAMAIGRNFTEAFQKALRSLEKKGSQFTFVGETGDKTALLEEAVRPTDGRINTVMEAIRAGATPQEIFDYTKIDPWFVDQLFLIKEVADELAAAERLDADLLAEAKRHGFSDHQIAEIRGLREDVVREVRHALGVRPVYKTVDTCAAEFAAKTPYFYSSYDEETEVAPRTKPAVIILGSGPNRIGQGIEFDYSCVHASFALSEAGYETVMVNCNPETVSTDYDTSDRLYFEPLTLEDVLEIVHAESLAGPIAGVVVQLGGQTPLGLSQALKDNGVPVVGTSPEAIHAAEDRGAFGRVLAEAGLPAPKHGTATTFAEAKAIADEIGYPVLVRPSYVLGGRGMEIVYDETRLSSYIEESTEISPSRPVLVDRFLDDAIEIDVDALYDGEELYLGGVMEHIEEAGIHSGDSACALPPITLGGFDIKRLRASTEAIAKGVGVRGLINIQFAMAGDILYVLEANPRASRTVPFTSKATAVPLAKAAARISLGATVAELRAEGLLPKTGDGGTLPLDAPISVKEAVMPWSRFRDIHGRGVDTVLGPEMRSTGEVMGIDSVFGTAYAKSQAGAYGPLPTKGRAFISVANRDKRSMIFPARELVAHGFELLATSGTAEVLKRNGINATVVRKQSEGEGPNGEKTIVQLIHDGDVDLIVNTPYGTGGRLDGYEIRTAAVARSVPCLTTVQALAAAVQGIDALNHGDVGVRSLQEHAEHLTAARD, encoded by the coding sequence GTGCCTAAGCGCACCGATATCCAGTCCGTCCTGGTCATCGGCTCCGGTCCGATCGTCATCGGCCAGGCCGCCGAGTTCGACTACTCCGGTACCCAGGCCTGCCGCATCCTGCGCGCCGAGGGCCTGCGGGTCATCCTCGTGAACTCCAACCCGGCGACGATCATGACCGACCCGGAGATCGCCGACGCCACGTACGTCGAGCCGATCACCCCCGAGTTCGTCGAGAAGATCATCGCGAAGGAGCGCCCCGACGCGCTCCTGCCGACCCTCGGTGGCCAGACCGCGCTCAACACCGCGATCTCCATGCACGAGCAGGGCGTCCTCGAGAAGTACGGCGTCGAGCTCATCGGCGCCAACGTCGAGGCGATCAACAAGGGCGAGGACCGCGACCTCTTCAAGGGTGTCGTGGAAGAGGTCCGCAAGAAGATCGGGCACGGCGAGTCCGCCCGGTCCGTGATCTGCCACTCGATGGACGACGTCCTCAAGGGTGTCGACACCCTCGGCGGCTACCCCGTCGTCGTCCGCCCCTCCTTCACCATGGGCGGCGCCGGTTCCGGCTTCGCGCACGACGAGGAGGAGCTGCGCCGCATCGCCGGTCAGGGCCTCACGCTCTCCCCGACCACCGAGGTGCTCCTGGAGGAGTCCATCCTCGGCTGGAAGGAGTACGAGCTGGAGCTGATGCGCGACAAGAACGACAACGTCGTGGTCGTCTGCTCCATCGAGAACTTCGACCCGATGGGCGTGCACACCGGTGACTCGATCACCGTCGCCCCGTCGATGACCCTCACCGACCGCGAGTACCAGCGCCTGCGTGACATCGGCATCGCGATCATCCGCGAGGTCGGCGTCGACACCGGCGGCTGCAACATCCAGTTCGCGGTGAACCCCGACGACGGCCGCATCATCGTCATCGAGATGAACCCGCGCGTCTCCCGCTCCTCGGCCCTCGCCTCGAAGGCCACCGGCTTCCCGATCGCCAAGATCGCCGCGAAGCTGGCCGTCGGCTACACGCTCGACGAGATCCCGAACGACATCACGGAGAAGACGCCGGCCTCCTTCGAGCCGACGCTCGACTACGTGGTCGTGAAGGCCCCGCGCTTCGCGTTCGAGAAGTTCCCGTCCGCCGACTCCACGCTGACCACGACCATGAAGTCGGTCGGCGAGGCCATGGCCATCGGCCGCAACTTCACCGAGGCGTTCCAGAAGGCGCTGCGCTCCCTGGAGAAGAAGGGCTCGCAGTTCACCTTCGTCGGCGAGACCGGCGACAAGACCGCCCTCCTCGAAGAGGCCGTGCGCCCGACCGACGGCCGGATCAACACCGTCATGGAGGCGATCCGCGCCGGCGCCACCCCGCAGGAGATCTTCGACTACACGAAGATCGACCCGTGGTTCGTGGACCAGCTCTTCCTGATCAAGGAGGTCGCCGACGAGCTGGCGGCCGCCGAGCGCCTCGACGCCGACCTGCTCGCCGAGGCCAAGCGCCACGGCTTCTCGGACCACCAGATCGCCGAGATCCGCGGCCTGCGCGAGGACGTCGTCCGCGAGGTCCGGCACGCGCTCGGTGTCCGCCCGGTCTACAAGACGGTCGACACCTGCGCCGCCGAGTTCGCCGCCAAGACGCCGTACTTCTACTCCTCGTACGACGAGGAGACCGAGGTCGCGCCGCGCACCAAGCCCGCCGTGATCATCCTGGGCTCCGGCCCGAACCGCATCGGCCAGGGCATCGAGTTCGACTACTCCTGCGTCCACGCCTCCTTCGCGCTCAGCGAGGCGGGCTACGAGACCGTGATGGTCAACTGCAACCCGGAGACCGTCTCCACGGACTACGACACCTCCGACCGCCTGTACTTCGAGCCGCTGACGCTCGAGGACGTGCTGGAGATCGTCCACGCGGAGTCGCTGGCCGGCCCGATCGCGGGCGTCGTCGTCCAGCTCGGCGGCCAGACCCCGCTGGGCCTGTCGCAGGCGCTCAAGGACAACGGCGTGCCCGTCGTCGGCACCTCCCCGGAGGCGATCCACGCCGCCGAGGACCGCGGCGCCTTCGGCCGGGTCCTCGCCGAGGCCGGACTGCCCGCCCCCAAGCACGGCACGGCCACGACCTTCGCCGAGGCCAAGGCCATCGCCGACGAGATCGGCTACCCGGTCCTGGTCCGCCCGTCCTACGTGCTCGGCGGCCGCGGCATGGAGATCGTCTACGACGAGACCCGCCTGTCCTCGTACATCGAGGAGTCGACCGAGATCAGCCCCTCGCGGCCGGTCCTCGTCGACCGCTTCCTCGACGACGCGATCGAGATCGACGTCGACGCCCTGTACGACGGCGAGGAGCTCTACCTCGGCGGCGTCATGGAGCACATCGAGGAGGCCGGCATCCACTCCGGCGACTCGGCGTGCGCCCTGCCCCCGATCACCCTCGGAGGCTTCGACATCAAGCGCCTGCGCGCCTCGACCGAGGCCATCGCCAAGGGCGTCGGCGTCCGCGGCCTGATCAACATCCAGTTCGCGATGGCGGGTGACATCCTCTACGTCCTGGAGGCCAACCCGCGCGCCTCGCGCACCGTCCCCTTCACCTCGAAGGCGACCGCGGTGCCGCTCGCGAAGGCCGCCGCCCGCATCTCGCTGGGCGCCACCGTCGCCGAGCTGCGCGCCGAGGGCCTGCTCCCGAAGACCGGCGACGGCGGCACGCTGCCGCTGGACGCGCCGATCTCCGTCAAGGAGGCCGTCATGCCGTGGTCGCGCTTCCGCGACATCCACGGCCGCGGCGTCGACACCGTCCTCGGCCCGGAGATGCGCTCCACCGGCGAGGTCATGGGCATCGACTCCGTCTTCGGCACGGCGTACGCCAAGTCGCAGGCCGGCGCGTACGGCCCGCTGCCGACGAAGGGCCGGGCGTTCATCTCCGTCGCCAACCGCGACAAGCGCTCGATGATCTTCCCGGCGCGCGAGCTGGTCGCCCACGGCTTCGAGCTGCTCGCCACGTCCGGCACGGCCGAGGTGCTCAAGCGCAACGGCATCAACGCCACCGTCGTGCGCAAGCAGTCCGAGGGCGAGGGCCCCAACGGCGAGAAGACGATCGTCCAGCTCATCCACGACGGTGACGTCGACCTGATCGTCAACACCCCGTACGGCACCGGCGGCCGTCTCGACGGCTACGAGATCCGCACGGCGGCGGTCGCCCGCTCCGTGCCGTGCCTGACGACGGTCCAGGCCCTCGCGGCCGCCGTCCAGGGCATCGACGCTCTGAACCACGGGGACGTGGGCGTCCGTTCCTTGCAGGAACACGCGGAACACCTGACCGCGGCCCGCGACTAG
- the carA gene encoding glutamine-hydrolyzing carbamoyl-phosphate synthase small subunit, giving the protein MTTSTRGATKAPAVLVLEDGRVFRGRAYGAVGETFGEAVFSTGMTGYQETLTDPSYDRQIVVATAPQIGNTGWNDEDDESSRIWVSGYVVRDPARIPSNWRAKRSLDDELVAQNIVGISGIDTRALTRHLRERGSMRSGIFSGEALATDAELVEKVQAQPLMKGLSLYEEVATKEAYVVPAIGEKKFTVAAVDLGIKGMTPHRMAERGIEVHVLPATATEDDLYAVNPDGVFFSNGPGDPATAEGPVALMTAVLARRTPLFGICFGNQILGRALGFGTYKLKYGHRGINQPVQDRTTGKVEVTAHNHGFAVDAPLDKVSETPFGRAEVSHVCLNDQVVEGLQLLDQPAFSVQYHPEAAAGPHDAAYLFDRFVSLMEGQRA; this is encoded by the coding sequence ATGACCACCTCCACCAGGGGAGCCACGAAGGCTCCTGCCGTTCTCGTCCTGGAGGACGGCCGGGTGTTCCGCGGCCGCGCCTACGGGGCCGTGGGGGAGACCTTCGGCGAGGCCGTGTTCTCCACCGGCATGACCGGCTACCAGGAGACCCTCACCGACCCGTCGTACGACCGCCAGATCGTGGTCGCCACCGCCCCGCAGATCGGCAACACGGGCTGGAACGACGAGGACGACGAGTCGAGCCGCATCTGGGTCTCGGGCTACGTCGTGCGCGACCCCGCCCGCATCCCGTCCAACTGGCGCGCGAAGCGTTCGCTGGACGACGAGCTGGTCGCCCAGAACATCGTGGGCATCAGCGGCATCGACACCCGCGCGCTCACCCGCCACCTGCGCGAGCGCGGCTCCATGCGCTCCGGGATCTTCTCCGGCGAGGCGCTGGCCACCGACGCCGAGCTCGTCGAGAAGGTCCAGGCCCAGCCCCTCATGAAGGGCCTGAGCCTGTACGAGGAGGTCGCCACCAAGGAGGCCTACGTCGTCCCGGCGATCGGCGAGAAGAAGTTCACCGTCGCCGCCGTCGACCTCGGCATCAAGGGCATGACCCCGCACCGCATGGCCGAGCGCGGCATCGAGGTGCACGTGCTCCCGGCGACCGCCACCGAGGACGACCTGTACGCCGTGAACCCCGACGGCGTCTTCTTCTCCAACGGCCCGGGCGACCCGGCCACCGCAGAGGGCCCGGTCGCGCTGATGACCGCCGTCCTCGCCCGCAGGACGCCGCTGTTCGGCATCTGCTTCGGCAACCAGATCCTCGGCCGCGCCCTCGGCTTCGGCACGTACAAGCTCAAATACGGCCACCGCGGCATCAACCAGCCGGTGCAGGACCGCACCACCGGCAAGGTCGAGGTCACCGCGCACAACCACGGCTTCGCCGTGGACGCGCCGCTCGACAAGGTGAGCGAGACCCCCTTCGGCCGCGCCGAGGTCTCCCACGTCTGCCTGAACGACCAGGTCGTCGAAGGCCTCCAGCTGCTCGACCAGCCGGCCTTCTCCGTCCAGTACCACCCCGAAGCTGCTGCCGGCCCGCACGACGCCGCGTACCTCTTCGACCGCTTCGTTTCCCTGATGGAGGGCCAGCGTGCCTAA
- a CDS encoding dihydroorotase, with protein MSKILIRGAKVLGGEPQDVLIDGAVIAEVGGGLSAEGVDEVVEADGKILLPGLVDLHTHLREPGREDSETVLTGTRAAASGGYTSVFAMANTFPVADTAGVVEQVYRLGKESGYCDVQPIGAVTVGLEGQKLAELGAMHESAAGVTVFSDDGKCVHDAVIMRRALEYVKAFGGVVAQHAQEPRLTEGAQMNEGTVSAELGLGGWPAVAEESIIARDVLLAEHVGSRVHICHLSTAGSVEIVRWAKSRGIDVTAEVTPHHLLLTDELVRSYNPVYKVNPPLRTEKDVMALREALADGTIDIVATDHAPHPHEDKDCEWAAAAMGMVGLETALSVVQQTMVETGLLDWAGVADRMSVKPAEIGRAQGHGRPVSAGEPANLVLVDADYRGAVDPAGFASRSRNTPYEGRELPGRVTHTWLRGKATLADGKLA; from the coding sequence ATGAGCAAGATCCTGATCCGTGGTGCGAAGGTGCTCGGCGGCGAGCCGCAGGACGTCCTGATCGACGGTGCCGTCATCGCCGAGGTGGGCGGTGGCCTGTCCGCCGAGGGCGTCGACGAGGTCGTCGAGGCCGACGGCAAGATCCTCCTGCCGGGCCTCGTGGACCTGCACACCCACCTGCGCGAGCCGGGCCGCGAGGACTCCGAGACCGTCCTCACCGGCACGCGGGCCGCCGCCTCCGGCGGCTACACCAGCGTCTTCGCCATGGCCAACACCTTCCCGGTCGCCGACACCGCCGGCGTCGTCGAGCAGGTCTACCGGCTCGGCAAGGAGTCCGGTTACTGCGACGTGCAGCCCATCGGCGCCGTCACCGTCGGCCTGGAGGGCCAGAAGCTCGCCGAGCTGGGCGCCATGCACGAGTCCGCCGCCGGCGTCACCGTCTTCTCCGACGACGGCAAGTGCGTCCACGACGCCGTGATCATGCGCCGCGCCCTGGAGTACGTGAAGGCCTTCGGCGGCGTCGTCGCGCAGCACGCCCAGGAGCCGCGCCTCACCGAGGGCGCACAGATGAACGAGGGCACCGTCTCCGCCGAGCTGGGCCTGGGCGGCTGGCCGGCCGTCGCCGAGGAGTCGATCATCGCCCGCGACGTGCTGCTCGCCGAGCACGTCGGTTCGCGCGTGCACATCTGCCACCTGTCGACCGCCGGGTCCGTCGAGATCGTGCGGTGGGCGAAGTCCCGCGGCATCGACGTCACCGCCGAGGTCACCCCGCACCACCTGCTCCTCACGGACGAGCTCGTGCGGTCGTACAACCCGGTCTACAAGGTGAACCCGCCGCTGCGGACGGAGAAGGACGTCATGGCGCTGCGCGAGGCGCTCGCCGACGGCACCATCGACATCGTCGCCACCGACCACGCCCCGCACCCGCACGAGGACAAGGACTGCGAGTGGGCCGCCGCCGCCATGGGCATGGTGGGCCTGGAGACCGCGCTCAGCGTGGTCCAGCAGACGATGGTGGAGACCGGGCTGCTCGACTGGGCCGGGGTCGCCGACCGGATGTCCGTGAAGCCCGCCGAGATCGGACGGGCGCAGGGTCACGGCCGTCCCGTCTCGGCAGGTGAGCCCGCCAACCTCGTCCTCGTGGATGCCGACTACCGTGGAGCCGTTGACCCCGCGGGCTTCGCCTCCCGCAGCCGCAACACCCCGTACGAGGGCCGTGAGCTGCCGGGGCGCGTCACCCACACCTGGCTGCGGGGCAAGGCCACCCTCGCCGACGGGAAGCTCGCGTGA
- a CDS encoding aspartate carbamoyltransferase catalytic subunit, translated as MMRHLISAADLTRDDAVLILDTAEEMARVADRPIKKLPALRGRTICNLFFEDSTRTRISFEAAEKRLSADVINFAAKGSSVSKGESLKDTAQTLEAMGVDAVVIRHGASGAPYRLATSGWIDAPVINAGDGTHQHPTQALLDAFTMRRRLVGRDAGIGKGLDGKRVTIVGDVLHSRVARSNVDLLHTLGAEVTLVAPPTLVPVGVESWPCEVSYDLDSTLTKSDAVMMLRVQRERMNAAFFPTEREYSRRYGLDGDRMAKMPDHAIVMHPGPMVRGMEITAEVADSERCTVIEQVANGVHTRMAVLYLLLGGNEPAVTHTRTEGN; from the coding sequence ATGATGCGACACCTCATCTCGGCCGCCGACCTCACCCGCGACGACGCCGTCCTCATCCTCGACACCGCGGAGGAGATGGCCCGCGTCGCCGACCGGCCCATCAAGAAGCTGCCCGCGCTGCGCGGGCGGACCATCTGCAACCTCTTCTTCGAGGACTCGACCCGCACGCGGATCTCGTTCGAGGCCGCCGAGAAGCGCCTCTCCGCCGACGTCATCAACTTCGCCGCCAAGGGCTCCAGCGTCTCCAAGGGCGAGTCCCTGAAGGACACCGCGCAGACCCTGGAGGCCATGGGCGTCGACGCCGTCGTCATCCGGCACGGCGCGTCCGGCGCCCCGTACCGGCTCGCCACCTCCGGCTGGATCGACGCCCCCGTCATCAACGCCGGTGACGGCACCCACCAGCACCCCACGCAGGCGCTGCTCGACGCCTTCACCATGCGCCGCCGCCTCGTCGGCCGCGACGCCGGGATCGGCAAGGGTCTCGACGGCAAGCGCGTCACGATCGTCGGCGACGTGCTGCACAGCCGCGTCGCCCGCTCCAACGTCGACCTGCTGCACACGCTCGGCGCCGAGGTCACCCTCGTCGCGCCGCCCACCCTGGTGCCCGTCGGGGTCGAGTCCTGGCCCTGCGAGGTCTCGTACGACCTGGACTCCACGCTCACCAAGTCCGACGCCGTGATGATGCTCCGGGTGCAGCGCGAGCGCATGAACGCCGCCTTCTTCCCGACCGAGCGCGAGTACTCGCGCCGCTACGGACTCGACGGCGACCGCATGGCGAAGATGCCGGACCACGCCATCGTCATGCACCCCGGCCCGATGGTCCGCGGCATGGAGATCACCGCCGAGGTCGCCGACTCCGAGCGCTGCACGGTCATCGAGCAGGTCGCCAACGGCGTCCACACGCGGATGGCCGTCCTCTACCTGCTTCTGGGCGGCAACGAGCCCGCCGTCACGCACACCCGTACCGAGGGGAACTGA
- the pyrR gene encoding bifunctional pyr operon transcriptional regulator/uracil phosphoribosyltransferase PyrR codes for MDTQNSGARSVLEGPDIARVLTRIAHEIVERAKGAEDVVLLGIPTRGVFLARRLAEKLEEITGRAIPVGSLDITMYRDDLRMHPPRALARTEIPGDGIDGRLVVLVDDVLFSGRTIRAALDALNDIGRPRAVQLAVLVDRGHRELPIRADYVGKNLPTSLRETVKVQLAEEDGRDAVLLGAKPDTQAAER; via the coding sequence ATGGACACGCAGAATTCCGGAGCCAGGTCCGTTCTCGAGGGACCTGACATCGCGCGGGTGCTGACCCGTATCGCCCACGAGATCGTCGAGCGCGCCAAGGGCGCCGAGGACGTGGTCCTCCTGGGCATCCCCACGCGAGGCGTCTTCCTCGCCCGCCGCCTGGCCGAGAAGCTCGAAGAGATCACCGGCCGCGCCATCCCCGTCGGCTCGCTCGACATCACGATGTACCGCGACGACCTGCGCATGCACCCGCCGCGCGCACTCGCCCGGACCGAGATCCCCGGCGACGGCATCGACGGCCGCCTCGTCGTCCTCGTCGACGACGTGCTCTTCTCCGGCCGCACCATCCGCGCCGCACTGGACGCCCTGAACGACATCGGGCGGCCGCGCGCCGTGCAGCTCGCGGTCCTCGTCGACCGGGGCCACCGCGAACTCCCCATCCGTGCCGACTACGTCGGCAAGAACCTCCCCACGTCGCTGCGGGAGACGGTCAAGGTCCAGCTCGCCGAGGAGGACGGCCGCGACGCCGTGCTGCTCGGTGCCAAGCCGGACACCCAGGCAGCCGAGCGGTAG
- the bldD gene encoding transcriptional regulator BldD, translating to MSSEYAKQLGAKLRAIRTQQGLSLHGVEEKSQGRWKAVVVGSYERGDRAVTVQRLAELADFYGVPVQELLPGTTPGGAAEPPPKLVLDLERLAHVPPEKAGPLQRYAATIQSQRGDYNGKVLSIRQDDLRTLAVIYDQSPSVLTEQLISWGVLDADARRAVAHEEV from the coding sequence ATGTCCAGCGAATACGCCAAACAGCTCGGGGCGAAGCTCCGTGCGATCCGCACCCAGCAGGGCCTTTCCCTCCACGGCGTCGAGGAGAAGTCCCAGGGACGCTGGAAGGCGGTCGTGGTCGGGTCGTACGAGCGCGGTGACCGTGCCGTGACCGTGCAGCGCCTTGCCGAGCTGGCGGACTTCTACGGCGTGCCGGTGCAGGAGCTGCTGCCGGGCACCACCCCGGGCGGGGCCGCCGAGCCGCCGCCGAAGCTCGTGCTCGACCTGGAGCGCCTGGCCCACGTGCCGCCGGAGAAGGCGGGCCCGTTGCAGCGCTACGCGGCGACGATCCAGTCGCAGCGCGGTGACTACAACGGCAAGGTGCTGTCGATCCGCCAGGACGACCTGCGCACCCTCGCGGTCATCTACGACCAGTCGCCGTCGGTCCTCACCGAGCAGCTGATCAGCTGGGGCGTGCTGGACGCGGACGCGCGGCGTGCGGTGGCGCACGAAGAGGTCTGA